The following proteins are encoded in a genomic region of Sorangiineae bacterium MSr12523:
- a CDS encoding exodeoxyribonuclease III has protein sequence MLTITTWNVNGIRAREPDVLTWIDRHRPDVLCLQEVKASPDQVPAALSNLEQYWCYWHGHKGYSGVALHLARSTFPTRPVFAHPEFDHETRIVTATAGNLVFASVYVPNGGKDFPAKTRFLNAMADFVRQVHAEGKSLILVGDLNVAREERDVHPTLRRPQQIGQTPNERSQLEHIIGEGLVDLSRQFHPDTDQLFTWWAPWRNMRARNIGWRLDYVLCSAALAQRASSCEAFPEFGASDHCPVHAVFDMPAPDVSPEPPSEQPPPSPATEAAKEGQLKLF, from the coding sequence ATGCTGACCATCACGACTTGGAACGTCAACGGCATTCGCGCCCGAGAGCCGGACGTTCTCACGTGGATCGACCGCCACCGGCCCGACGTGCTCTGCCTGCAAGAGGTGAAGGCGTCGCCCGACCAGGTGCCCGCGGCGCTTTCCAACCTCGAGCAATATTGGTGCTACTGGCACGGTCACAAAGGTTATTCCGGTGTGGCGCTGCACCTGGCGCGTTCCACCTTTCCGACGCGCCCCGTGTTCGCGCACCCGGAGTTCGATCACGAGACGCGCATCGTGACGGCCACCGCGGGCAATCTGGTGTTCGCCTCGGTGTACGTGCCCAACGGCGGCAAGGACTTCCCCGCGAAGACGCGCTTTCTGAATGCCATGGCCGACTTCGTGCGCCAGGTGCACGCCGAAGGCAAATCGCTGATCCTCGTGGGCGATCTCAATGTGGCGCGAGAGGAGCGCGACGTGCACCCCACCTTGCGCCGGCCGCAGCAAATCGGGCAAACGCCGAACGAGCGCTCGCAGCTCGAACACATCATCGGCGAGGGTTTGGTCGATCTCTCGCGGCAGTTTCATCCGGACACCGACCAGCTCTTCACCTGGTGGGCGCCGTGGCGCAACATGCGCGCGCGCAACATCGGGTGGCGTTTGGATTACGTCCTTTGCAGCGCGGCATTGGCCCAGCGCGCCTCGAGCTGCGAGGCCTTTCCCGAGTTCGGTGCGAGCGATCACTGCCCGGTGCACGCGGTGTTCGACATGCCGGCGCCCGACGTGTCGCCCGAGCCGCCCTCCGAACAGCCGCCACCTTCTCCCGCGACCGAGGCCGCGAAAGAGGGGCAGTTGAAGCTGTTTTAG
- a CDS encoding flap endonuclease, which produces MPRLHLVDATYELFRAWFAVPSTRAPDGREVGATRGVLGTLQKLVQTEGATHVACATDHVVRSFRNGLYDGYKTEIGVPQDLLSQFHLVEEGIRALGLVVWPMVEFEADDALAAGADRFAGEVEQVLIATPDKDLAQCVRGDHVIMLDRRRNTTMNEEGVRAKFGVPPASIADWLALVGDSADGYPGLPGWGEKSAARVLCVFGSIEAIPERTKDWPADLTRAVRGADRLAATLVERKTEALLYKTLATLRVDVPLTETLDGLEYKGTPPIFREFCASIGASGLVDRVARWT; this is translated from the coding sequence ATGCCGCGCCTGCACCTGGTCGATGCTACGTACGAATTGTTCCGCGCATGGTTTGCCGTGCCCTCCACGCGTGCGCCGGATGGGCGAGAAGTCGGGGCCACACGCGGCGTGCTCGGCACGTTGCAAAAGCTCGTGCAGACCGAAGGCGCCACCCACGTGGCGTGCGCCACGGACCACGTCGTCCGCTCGTTTCGCAATGGCCTCTACGACGGCTACAAAACGGAAATCGGCGTTCCCCAGGATCTTTTGAGCCAATTCCATCTCGTGGAGGAGGGCATTCGCGCCCTCGGTCTCGTGGTGTGGCCCATGGTCGAATTCGAGGCCGATGACGCACTCGCCGCCGGCGCGGACCGCTTCGCGGGCGAGGTCGAGCAGGTGCTCATCGCCACGCCCGACAAGGACCTCGCGCAGTGCGTGCGCGGTGATCACGTCATCATGCTCGACCGCCGGCGCAATACCACGATGAACGAAGAAGGCGTCCGCGCGAAGTTCGGCGTGCCGCCCGCGTCGATTGCCGACTGGCTGGCCCTCGTGGGGGACTCGGCCGATGGGTACCCCGGGCTACCCGGCTGGGGGGAAAAATCGGCCGCACGCGTGCTCTGCGTCTTCGGATCCATCGAGGCCATCCCCGAGCGCACCAAGGACTGGCCGGCGGACCTGACGCGGGCCGTCCGCGGTGCCGATCGATTGGCCGCCACCTTGGTCGAGCGCAAAACCGAGGCGCTGCTCTACAAGACGCTGGCGACCTTGCGCGTGGATGTGCCCCTCACCGAGACGCTCGACGGCCTCGAGTACAAGGGCACGCCGCCCATCTTCCGCGAATTTTGCGCATCCATTGGGGCGAGCGGCCTCGTCGATCGCGTCGCACGCTGGACGTGA
- a CDS encoding DUF72 domain-containing protein, with product MQNVLFDLPPPALDPVPPSEEHVRLAAELPDGIALGCMTWSFPGWIGVVYAKGTPEKLLGARGLTAYSKNPLHRIVELDRSYYDPIPAAAYREYADQVPDGFRLFAKAHEECTVLQFPQHPRYGKKRGAHNPRFLDAAYASDAVVGPFAEGLGAKMGGLLFQFPPQDVGDPRAFAGQLHDFLRRLPKGVPYAVEVRNAELLTKAYFAALEDTGAVHCHNQWTSMPSVLTQVKLAPPGARRPLVIRWLLREGDKYEEARARYAPFNRIVAEDRDNRDAIARIVVKAHQHGVPSFVFLDNKAEGCAPETLLRLARAIRSLL from the coding sequence ATGCAAAACGTGCTGTTCGATCTGCCGCCTCCCGCGCTGGATCCCGTTCCCCCCAGCGAAGAGCACGTACGCCTCGCCGCCGAGCTACCCGATGGCATTGCCCTCGGCTGCATGACGTGGTCTTTCCCAGGGTGGATCGGTGTGGTCTACGCGAAGGGCACGCCGGAGAAGCTTTTGGGGGCGCGAGGCCTGACGGCGTACAGCAAGAACCCGCTGCATCGCATCGTGGAGCTCGATCGAAGCTATTACGACCCGATTCCCGCAGCCGCATACCGTGAGTACGCCGACCAAGTGCCCGATGGGTTTCGCCTGTTCGCCAAGGCCCACGAGGAGTGCACGGTGCTGCAATTCCCGCAGCATCCGCGGTATGGCAAAAAGCGCGGTGCGCACAATCCGCGTTTCCTGGACGCGGCGTACGCGTCCGACGCGGTGGTGGGCCCTTTCGCCGAGGGGCTCGGCGCCAAGATGGGCGGGCTCTTGTTTCAGTTTCCGCCGCAGGACGTCGGCGATCCGCGCGCCTTTGCCGGCCAGCTGCACGACTTTCTGCGGCGCCTTCCAAAGGGCGTGCCGTATGCCGTGGAAGTTCGAAATGCCGAATTGCTCACCAAGGCCTATTTCGCTGCACTCGAAGATACGGGCGCCGTGCATTGCCACAATCAGTGGACATCGATGCCGTCGGTGCTGACGCAGGTCAAACTCGCTCCGCCGGGTGCGCGCAGGCCTCTGGTGATTCGATGGCTTCTGCGCGAGGGCGACAAATACGAAGAGGCGCGGGCACGCTATGCCCCCTTCAACCGCATCGTGGCGGAAGACCGCGACAACCGCGACGCGATTGCACGCATCGTCGTCAAGGCGCACCAGCACGGGGTGCCGTCGTTCGTATTCCTGGACAACAAAGCCGAGGGATGCGCGCCCGAGACCCTGCTCCGCCTCGCGCGCGCCATCCGATCCTTGCTGTAG
- a CDS encoding glutathione S-transferase family protein produces MYDLYIANKNYSSWSLRPWVLLSELGIPFREHLVAFEEGSSWERFRKFSPTGKVPCLIDEGTVVWESLSIAEYLAERHEGVWPKDGKARAWARSAASEMHAGFTALRGGCPMNIGIRVQLREIGAELRRDLDRLSELWNEGLSRFGGPFLAGKSFTAVDAFFAPVAFRIQTYGLALDEASLAYATRLRELPSVRRWYEAGLAETWRPKDHEDGVGSNGVLVEDLRAKA; encoded by the coding sequence ATGTACGACCTTTATATTGCGAATAAGAATTATTCCTCATGGTCGTTGCGGCCGTGGGTGCTTTTGAGTGAACTCGGAATTCCGTTTCGGGAGCATTTGGTGGCCTTCGAGGAAGGCTCCAGTTGGGAGCGGTTTCGGAAGTTTTCGCCGACGGGGAAGGTGCCTTGTTTGATCGACGAGGGCACCGTCGTGTGGGAATCGCTCAGCATTGCGGAGTACCTGGCGGAGCGGCACGAGGGGGTTTGGCCCAAAGATGGAAAAGCACGCGCATGGGCGCGCTCCGCCGCGTCGGAGATGCATGCCGGCTTCACCGCCCTGCGCGGTGGCTGTCCCATGAACATTGGCATTCGCGTGCAGCTTCGCGAGATTGGCGCGGAGCTTCGCCGCGATCTCGATCGCCTCAGCGAGCTTTGGAACGAAGGGCTCTCGCGGTTTGGCGGTCCGTTCCTCGCCGGGAAGAGCTTTACCGCGGTGGACGCCTTTTTCGCGCCGGTCGCCTTTCGCATCCAGACCTACGGCCTCGCGCTGGACGAGGCATCGCTGGCGTATGCGACGCGGTTGCGCGAGCTTCCGTCGGTGCGCCGCTGGTACGAGGCCGGGCTCGCGGAGACGTGGCGGCCCAAGGACCACGAGGACGGCGTGGGCAGCAACGGCGTCTTGGTCGAGGACCTGCGCGCGAAAGCCTGA
- a CDS encoding VOC family protein, whose translation MATKDPPRVSPHLIVRGAARAIEFYVEALGAKEIARFADPKLNGHIVHAELAIGETKFSLSEEARDWKNDAPPSLGGSPVMLTLEVADALAVGERMVRAGATVVFPIEDQFYGERQGRLVDPFGHRWIITQHIEDLSNEEIQRRVEAYVPK comes from the coding sequence ATGGCGACGAAAGATCCCCCTCGCGTTTCTCCGCACCTCATCGTCCGCGGCGCCGCGCGCGCCATCGAATTTTACGTCGAGGCCCTCGGGGCCAAAGAGATTGCGCGCTTCGCCGATCCGAAGTTGAACGGCCACATCGTGCACGCCGAGCTTGCGATCGGCGAGACCAAATTCAGCCTCTCCGAAGAGGCACGCGATTGGAAAAACGACGCGCCTCCCTCCTTGGGCGGCTCCCCCGTCATGCTCACGTTGGAGGTCGCAGACGCCCTCGCCGTCGGCGAACGCATGGTCCGCGCCGGCGCCACCGTCGTCTTTCCCATCGAAGATCAATTCTACGGCGAACGCCAAGGCCGCTTGGTCGATCCCTTCGGCCACCGCTGGATCATCACCCAACACATCGAAGACCTCTCCAACGAAGAAATCCAACGCCGCGTCGAGGCCTACGTTCCGAAGTGA
- a CDS encoding DUF255 domain-containing protein gives MTRRLRRTWQASILGCVLGLSGCAHPTQPPRMTHRSEPSRGPDASPKEPLDWAPFDARTFERAKRERKFIVLDGSAEWCHWCHVMESTTYHDAKVASVLQRHFIAAKVDVDARPDIEERYRAWGWPATVIFSPDGDELGKYRGYMAPGEFADLLAAVVAAGPNAARVEAAAERPTPDTPLAAETLAWAAHWAEVELEEYWDPKEGGWGVEPKVPIHENTEFALKRATRGDTRLREHALTVLEKQRNIIDPVWGGIYQYSVAPDWVHPHFEKLMEFNAGALADYAAAYTLTHDERWLRAARDIDRYLRAFMISPEGGFHGTQDADLNAHDREKRFMDGHDYYRLGDRERRALGVPRVDPNEYAEDGGLAIAAYVTLYEATRDASALAIAKRASARVAATHTAPRGGITHGIETEPPRLLHLADHAAYGYALARLHDVEPDAATLAAAKRVADFALAELYDPNQGGFYTHTRDPDAVGVFQRRRKPFNENMLMLRFLVKLRSKLQGTGPTTEYAKAIDKSLRYWTDPERMKDAGRFIGDYLSLVDEISSPSRK, from the coding sequence ATGACACGTCGACTCAGGCGCACCTGGCAGGCATCGATTCTCGGCTGTGTACTTGGGCTCTCCGGTTGCGCGCATCCCACGCAGCCTCCTCGAATGACGCATCGCTCGGAGCCGAGCCGCGGACCGGACGCCTCGCCCAAGGAGCCACTCGATTGGGCGCCCTTCGACGCGCGCACCTTCGAGCGGGCGAAACGGGAGCGCAAATTCATCGTGCTCGATGGCTCCGCAGAGTGGTGCCACTGGTGCCATGTCATGGAGTCGACCACGTACCACGATGCCAAAGTGGCCTCCGTGCTTCAGCGCCATTTCATCGCGGCAAAAGTCGATGTCGATGCGCGGCCCGATATCGAGGAACGGTACCGCGCGTGGGGATGGCCCGCCACGGTCATCTTTTCGCCCGACGGCGACGAATTGGGAAAATACCGCGGGTACATGGCGCCAGGTGAATTCGCAGATTTGCTCGCCGCCGTGGTGGCGGCAGGTCCGAATGCAGCACGGGTCGAGGCGGCGGCGGAGCGGCCTACGCCGGATACACCGCTCGCTGCGGAAACATTGGCCTGGGCCGCACATTGGGCCGAGGTCGAATTGGAAGAATATTGGGACCCCAAGGAGGGCGGCTGGGGCGTCGAACCCAAGGTTCCCATTCACGAGAATACCGAATTTGCATTGAAGCGCGCCACTCGCGGCGATACGCGATTGCGCGAGCATGCGCTCACTGTGCTGGAGAAACAAAGAAACATCATCGACCCGGTGTGGGGCGGCATTTATCAATATTCCGTCGCACCCGATTGGGTTCATCCCCACTTCGAAAAATTGATGGAATTCAACGCCGGGGCGCTCGCCGACTACGCGGCGGCCTACACGCTCACCCACGACGAGCGATGGCTGCGAGCTGCACGCGACATCGATCGGTATTTGCGCGCCTTCATGATCAGCCCCGAGGGCGGGTTTCACGGGACACAAGATGCAGATTTGAATGCCCACGACCGTGAAAAACGCTTCATGGACGGCCACGACTATTATCGATTGGGCGACCGCGAACGGCGCGCCTTGGGCGTCCCGCGCGTCGATCCCAACGAGTACGCGGAGGATGGCGGCCTCGCCATTGCCGCCTACGTCACCTTGTACGAGGCCACGCGGGACGCGTCCGCGCTCGCCATTGCGAAGCGCGCGAGCGCGCGTGTGGCCGCCACCCACACCGCGCCGCGCGGAGGTATCACGCACGGCATCGAAACGGAGCCCCCTCGCCTGCTCCACCTCGCAGACCATGCCGCGTATGGATATGCACTGGCGCGACTGCACGACGTGGAGCCCGACGCGGCGACGTTGGCGGCGGCCAAGCGTGTGGCCGACTTTGCCTTGGCCGAATTGTACGACCCGAACCAAGGCGGGTTTTACACGCACACCCGGGATCCCGATGCGGTGGGCGTCTTTCAGCGGCGGCGCAAACCGTTCAACGAGAACATGCTCATGCTGCGATTTCTGGTCAAATTGCGGTCCAAACTGCAAGGGACCGGCCCGACGACGGAATACGCCAAAGCCATCGACAAGAGCTTGCGCTACTGGACCGATCCCGAGCGCATGAAGGACGCGGGGCGGTTCATCGGGGATTATCTCTCGCTCGTGGACGAGATAAGCTCGCCCTCGAGAAAATGA
- a CDS encoding NB-ARC domain-containing protein — MTRTPHASKEVPREPMFGRDTVCDDVASCFDRGLRLVTLVGPGGIGKSRLAEEVAFRLRETWPTRTVGLSASRDVTRSIARALGIKLGRTAQSEEDDSLTRLVDALRNHDPMLIVLDDADAVLEQAASFARACREALPEIRLLVTTREPLGIAQEHVTALEPLPLDAAVAMFEARAGQTEGEDIRPLVERLDGIPLAIELAASRVRVMSPKELLVRLEERFRILKSDRRDLRERHLTLAGTLEWSWELSAPDERQAFACLGAFTGPLTLEAFEAVVGPELEGDPIDVASALLRKSLATRLDVRGPARLSMLETLRAFARSKLASLPAQAEIERRHALFYLGRAEQMAARTYGAGGVQALDELEADLPNLLAIFDREVTRTPEIAARIGVSLADLAFFRNAIDLHNPCITLTRRAADASGDAALRVRARVLGARIALELGHADLAEKTLGEALGLAQETALEAEVLRSLGWARLALGRIDEAEEALGRAFEQHHAAGDARGEADALAAQGIARALSGEIDRAHVFLAAAHALHVTSGETIRRLKVVEMASLVGLNLEAESAPPTIDDLRASAEAHHTAGRAWRAALDLLRVAEHASAAGHDEDARAALETARRYAEEAHVPAALCDTVAHAARFSTQPLSLLDVKGSAKGPKREAADPTPQWRVGPEARWLVTPDGTRTDLTRHGPVRRILDALTTLHASDKGHAISAVELLEAGWPGERVRYEAGMLRVYTGIRRLRKLGLEPILVTRDDGYLLDPAAHVMRDDAL; from the coding sequence ATGACACGCACGCCGCATGCATCGAAAGAGGTCCCCCGCGAGCCGATGTTCGGGCGCGACACCGTGTGCGACGATGTCGCGTCTTGCTTCGATCGCGGGCTGCGCCTGGTCACCTTGGTGGGGCCCGGCGGCATCGGGAAATCGCGCCTCGCGGAGGAAGTCGCCTTTCGCCTGCGCGAAACCTGGCCCACGCGCACGGTGGGCCTTTCGGCCAGCCGCGATGTGACGCGTTCCATCGCGCGCGCCCTCGGGATCAAGCTGGGTCGCACGGCGCAGTCGGAGGAGGACGACTCGCTCACCAGGTTGGTCGATGCGCTGCGCAACCACGATCCTATGCTCATCGTGCTGGACGATGCCGATGCCGTCCTCGAGCAGGCGGCATCGTTCGCCCGCGCATGCCGGGAGGCGCTGCCGGAGATTCGGCTCTTGGTCACCACGCGCGAGCCGCTGGGCATCGCGCAGGAGCACGTCACCGCACTGGAGCCGCTGCCGCTCGATGCCGCGGTGGCCATGTTCGAAGCGCGCGCGGGGCAGACCGAGGGCGAGGACATTCGCCCGCTGGTCGAGCGGCTCGACGGGATTCCGCTGGCCATCGAATTGGCGGCGAGCCGCGTTCGCGTGATGAGCCCGAAGGAGCTGCTCGTCCGCCTCGAGGAGCGCTTTCGTATTTTGAAATCGGACCGGCGCGATTTGCGCGAACGGCATTTGACCCTGGCCGGTACGTTGGAGTGGTCCTGGGAGCTTTCGGCGCCGGACGAGCGGCAAGCCTTCGCGTGCCTCGGTGCTTTTACGGGGCCGCTCACCTTGGAGGCGTTCGAGGCGGTGGTCGGGCCGGAGCTCGAGGGCGATCCCATCGACGTGGCCTCGGCGCTGCTGCGCAAATCGTTGGCCACGCGCCTCGATGTGCGCGGGCCGGCGCGGCTGTCCATGTTGGAGACGCTGCGTGCGTTCGCGCGCTCGAAGCTCGCGTCGCTGCCGGCGCAGGCGGAGATCGAGCGGCGGCATGCCCTGTTTTACCTCGGGCGCGCCGAGCAGATGGCGGCGCGCACGTACGGCGCCGGCGGGGTGCAGGCGCTCGATGAGCTCGAGGCGGACTTGCCCAATTTGCTGGCCATCTTCGATCGCGAGGTCACACGCACGCCGGAGATTGCCGCGCGCATCGGTGTGTCGCTCGCCGATCTCGCGTTTTTCCGAAACGCGATCGACCTTCACAACCCGTGCATCACGCTCACGCGGCGCGCGGCGGATGCGTCGGGCGATGCGGCGCTGCGCGTGCGGGCACGCGTGCTCGGGGCCCGCATCGCGCTGGAGCTCGGGCACGCGGATTTGGCCGAAAAGACGCTGGGGGAGGCACTCGGGCTCGCCCAGGAAACGGCGCTCGAGGCCGAGGTGCTGCGCAGTCTCGGTTGGGCGCGCCTTGCGCTCGGGCGCATCGACGAGGCCGAAGAGGCGCTCGGGCGCGCGTTCGAGCAGCACCACGCGGCGGGCGACGCGCGCGGTGAGGCCGACGCGCTGGCGGCGCAGGGCATTGCGCGCGCGCTGAGCGGCGAGATCGATCGGGCGCACGTGTTCCTCGCGGCGGCGCACGCGTTGCACGTGACGTCGGGGGAGACGATCCGGCGCCTCAAGGTCGTCGAGATGGCCAGCCTCGTGGGTCTCAATCTGGAAGCGGAGAGCGCGCCGCCGACCATCGACGATCTGCGGGCCTCGGCGGAGGCGCACCACACGGCGGGTCGCGCGTGGCGTGCGGCGCTCGATCTGCTTCGCGTGGCGGAGCACGCGTCGGCCGCGGGCCACGATGAGGACGCGCGCGCGGCACTGGAAACGGCGCGGCGCTACGCCGAGGAGGCGCACGTGCCCGCGGCCTTGTGCGACACGGTCGCGCACGCTGCACGTTTTTCGACGCAGCCTCTCTCCCTCCTCGATGTGAAGGGGTCGGCGAAAGGGCCGAAGCGGGAAGCGGCCGATCCCACGCCGCAATGGCGCGTGGGCCCCGAAGCGCGATGGCTGGTGACGCCCGATGGAACGCGCACCGATTTGACGCGGCATGGTCCCGTCCGGCGCATCCTCGATGCCCTGACCACCTTGCATGCGTCGGACAAAGGACACGCGATTTCTGCGGTGGAACTGCTCGAGGCGGGTTGGCCCGGCGAGCGCGTTCGCTACGAGGCGGGCATGCTGCGCGTCTACACGGGGATCCGACGGCTGCGCAAACTCGGGCTGGAGCCCATTCTCGTCACCCGCGACGATGGCTATTTGCTCGACCCGGCGGCCCACGTCATGCGCGACGATGCGCTATGA
- a CDS encoding transporter substrate-binding domain-containing protein, whose amino-acid sequence MVPSRFFFMVAFVGVSSVLPACEGNHDAASPPSTGATTGRLQEIANRGELRVCSTGDYRPFTFYEAGTSTWSGIDVDMADDLARRLGVRRTMVHTTWKNLVQDFTSKCDIAVGGISITLERSKLAFFSDAYLDDGKVPITRCENESRFHTIEQINRPEVKVIVNPGGTNEQFVRAHLASANVIVHPDNNTIHHEIAAGRADLMITDSAEAQWQAKKNPELCAVNPQKPFTFSQKAYLLPLGDTAFQHYVNQWLNLTRHDGTYERIAKPWLG is encoded by the coding sequence ATGGTGCCCTCTCGCTTCTTCTTCATGGTCGCATTCGTAGGTGTCTCGTCCGTGCTCCCCGCGTGTGAAGGCAATCACGACGCCGCAAGTCCTCCTTCGACCGGTGCCACGACGGGCCGCCTGCAAGAAATCGCCAACCGCGGCGAGCTTCGCGTGTGCAGCACCGGGGACTACCGCCCCTTCACGTTCTACGAGGCGGGCACCTCGACCTGGAGCGGCATCGACGTGGACATGGCCGACGATCTCGCGCGCCGCCTCGGCGTGCGCCGGACCATGGTGCATACGACCTGGAAGAACCTCGTGCAGGACTTCACCTCCAAGTGCGATATCGCCGTCGGCGGTATCTCGATCACCTTGGAGCGGTCGAAATTGGCATTCTTCAGCGACGCCTACCTCGATGACGGCAAAGTGCCCATCACGCGGTGCGAAAACGAATCGCGTTTTCACACGATCGAGCAGATCAACCGCCCCGAGGTGAAGGTCATCGTCAATCCGGGCGGCACGAACGAGCAATTCGTCCGTGCCCATCTGGCGAGTGCCAACGTCATCGTCCACCCGGACAACAATACGATTCACCACGAAATCGCGGCAGGCCGCGCCGACCTGATGATCACGGACAGCGCCGAGGCCCAGTGGCAGGCCAAGAAGAACCCCGAGCTCTGCGCGGTGAATCCCCAAAAGCCGTTCACCTTCAGCCAAAAGGCGTACCTACTACCCTTGGGCGATACCGCCTTTCAGCATTACGTGAACCAATGGCTGAATCTCACCCGCCACGATGGCACTTACGAGCGCATTGCCAAGCCGTGGCTTGGGTAG